The following DNA comes from ANME-2 cluster archaeon.
GCAGTCTTTCCTGTTTTTCATTCCATTTTCTGACTGCAATCCGGTAGATTTCAAGGTCCTGATTTGTATTTGGCCGTGACTGGTGCAAAGTAACCGGCATGTCATCATTGCGTATTCCAGCTTCATAGAGATATCGGCCGGTGTATTTCTTCAATCGGCAGGGAAGCATTGAACCATCGCCAGCCTGTAATTCAGGCAGATCCTGAAAAATCTCGTTAACTTTCACCTGTGGATGCCACATTTCCGGCTCAGGGTAGAAACCTGTCTCTTTTCCTCTTTTACCGACCAGGATAATACGTTTTCTTTTCTGAAGAACTCCATAATCATTTGCAAAGAGAACTCTGTACTCAGTTTCATAGCCAGCTTTGAGGAACAGTTTCCGCATACTTTCGAAATACAGGACATTGTCAGGAGACTTTGCAGAAAAAAGGCCTGTAACATTTTCAAACACGAAATAGCGAGGTTTGTATCTTTTCAGGAATTCTGCATAATAAACATAAAGATAATTCCTCGTGTCACCCTGCATTCGGTTTTTGTCTCGTGATCGCCCGATAATCGAATATGCCTGACATGGTGGACCTCCGACAATCAGATCGAGAGACTGGCCTTCCAGCAGTCCATCAATGTGTTCAAATATCTCAGGTAAAGATTCTTTGCCGATTTCTGCATTGATTACTGATGCAATCACTGATTCCGGAATCATCTCATATAATTCAGTTCTGCTGATTCTGCCATGCAGATAGTCATAATAGGTATCTGTACGACCTTGACTTCTCAGCCAATGATATGCCATACGGGTTTTCAGGGTATAGCATGCAGCCGGATCCATTTCCACATGAGCAA
Coding sequences within:
- a CDS encoding DNA cytosine methyltransferase; the protein is MNKTLRFLDLFAGAGALSEGFIWTGYSPVAHVEMDPAACYTLKTRMAYHWLRSQGRTDTYYDYLHGRISRTELYEMIPESVIASVINAEIGKESLPEIFEHIDGLLEGQSLDLIVGGPPCQAYSIIGRSRDKNRMQGDTRNYLYVYYAEFLKRYKPRYFVFENVTGLFSAKSPDNVLYFESMRKLFLKAGYETEYRVLFANDYGVLQKRKRIILVGKRGKETGFYPEPEMWHPQVKVNEIFQDLPELQAGDGSMLPCRLKKYTGRYLYEAGIRNDDMPVTLHQSRPNTNQDLEIYRIAVRKWNEKQERLHYKDLPERLKTHQNHSYFRDRFKVVAADIAYSHTVVAHIFKDGHYYIHPDISQNRSLTPREAARLQTFPDDYFFEGILDKPGRTAAYRQIGNAVPVLLSQKIAEKLQEVW